From a region of the Nonlabens dokdonensis DSW-6 genome:
- a CDS encoding pirin family protein, whose amino-acid sequence MSNTDLIIEERSRDIGDFLVGRLIPFRKKRMVGPFIFIDHMGPTTLGPEKYMDVDQHPHIGLSTLTYLLEGQITHQDSIGTSQVIKPGSVNWMVAGKGCSHTERTPQHLRDAKSVFTMHGYQIWVALPKDLEDIEPEFHHIEGSELPVWEENGVSFTLVAGKGYSRKSPVPVHSELFMVDIKTTEDYPLDIAGNLSGEIGVTIVSGSVSACGDVIEKGNMLVSKTEDVCNITIHAGSHVLLFGGEPFPEKRYIHWNFVSHSQEKIDAAKEAWREKSFPMMDGNDSYVPLPE is encoded by the coding sequence ATGTCTAATACTGATTTAATTATAGAAGAACGCAGCCGCGATATAGGCGATTTTCTCGTAGGTCGCTTGATACCTTTTCGTAAAAAGCGGATGGTTGGTCCTTTTATTTTTATAGATCACATGGGACCTACTACTTTAGGTCCTGAGAAATATATGGACGTAGACCAGCATCCACATATAGGACTTTCAACGCTAACGTATTTATTAGAAGGTCAAATTACCCATCAAGATTCTATTGGGACCAGTCAAGTGATTAAACCAGGCTCTGTAAACTGGATGGTCGCTGGTAAAGGATGTTCTCATACAGAGCGTACACCTCAACATTTGAGAGATGCCAAGTCGGTATTTACTATGCATGGTTATCAGATTTGGGTAGCATTGCCCAAAGATTTAGAAGATATTGAACCAGAATTTCATCACATAGAAGGTTCTGAATTACCAGTTTGGGAAGAAAATGGGGTAAGTTTTACACTAGTTGCTGGAAAAGGTTATAGTCGAAAATCGCCAGTTCCAGTACATTCTGAATTATTTATGGTAGATATCAAAACCACAGAAGATTACCCACTAGACATCGCAGGAAATCTGAGTGGCGAAATAGGTGTTACCATAGTTTCTGGAAGTGTAAGCGCTTGTGGTGATGTGATTGAAAAAGGAAATATGCTCGTGAGTAAAACGGAAGATGTTTGTAATATCACGATTCATGCAGGTAGTCATGTGTTGCTTTTTGGCGGTGAGCCATTTCCTGAAAAACGTTACATCCACTGGAATTTTGTAAGTCATTCTCAAGAAAAAATAGACGCTGCAAAAGAAGCTTGGAGGGAAAAAAGCTTTCCTATGATGGATGGTAATGATAGTTATGTGCCGTTGCCGGAGTAA
- a CDS encoding outer membrane protein, with protein sequence MRTAIYLFTFLLTAITAAQEETTSFINRGGYELNGSLSFSTSKINRENGFQSESRGTLIIFRPQLGYAVKNDFVLGLGLGFSYSESRNETANVDDINSSTSYAITPFVKKYFNISKNFAFNLQGEIGYSLSSINSTNNQLEDNSSNEISLGIRPGISYRINEKLALQSQIGFLGYSQGNLDNDDTTVSSFNVSLNAQDFTIGISYFF encoded by the coding sequence ATGAGAACAGCTATTTATTTATTTACCTTTTTGCTTACCGCAATTACTGCCGCCCAAGAAGAAACTACTTCGTTTATTAATAGAGGAGGTTATGAGTTAAACGGTAGTTTATCCTTTAGTACTTCAAAGATCAATAGGGAAAACGGTTTTCAAAGTGAATCTAGAGGTACTTTAATCATTTTTAGACCACAACTGGGCTATGCTGTAAAAAATGATTTTGTTCTCGGATTAGGTTTGGGATTTAGTTATTCAGAATCTAGAAATGAAACTGCAAATGTAGATGATATAAATAGCTCAACTTCTTATGCTATTACCCCATTTGTAAAAAAATATTTTAATATTTCAAAAAACTTTGCTTTCAACCTACAAGGTGAGATAGGTTATTCACTTTCATCAATAAACTCTACTAATAATCAGCTTGAAGATAATTCGAGCAATGAAATTTCTTTAGGAATCAGGCCTGGAATCAGCTATCGAATAAATGAAAAACTAGCTCTACAATCCCAAATAGGATTTTTAGGTTATAGTCAAGGTAATCTTGATAATGACGATACTACGGTGTCTTCTTTTAATGTTTCTTTGAACGCTCAAGATTTTACTATAGGTATTTCTTATTTTTTCTAA
- a CDS encoding TolB family protein, protein MRTFLFLITIICFISCKEAAESEKTATSETEKATEPNKNPLIMEGEKHFKNMYQVTFGGDNAEAYWSFDDKQLIFQSNNADWDVNCDQMFLMNNGDSFRESVPKMVSTGKGRTTCAYFLPDNEHIIYASTHLKMDDCPDTPLKENGKYVWPIYDSYDIFVADLDGNITAQLTDEKGYDAEPTVSPQGDKIVFTSDRSGDLELYTMNIDGSDVKQITYELGYDGGAFFSPDGSQLIFRSSRPKTETEIKEYKDLLAVGLVQPTEMELYICNADGSDLRQLTQLGNANWSPFFLPDGKRVLFSSNFEAERGFPFNLYMINTDGTGLERITHGETFDAFPVFSNNGKYLAFSSNRNNGGGRDTNLFIAEWQD, encoded by the coding sequence ATGAGAACGTTCCTATTCCTGATCACAATAATCTGTTTTATAAGCTGTAAAGAAGCTGCAGAATCAGAAAAAACAGCTACTTCAGAAACAGAAAAAGCAACTGAACCTAATAAAAATCCGTTGATCATGGAAGGTGAAAAGCACTTTAAGAATATGTATCAAGTGACTTTTGGAGGTGATAATGCTGAGGCTTATTGGAGTTTTGATGATAAACAATTGATTTTTCAAAGTAACAACGCCGATTGGGATGTCAATTGTGATCAAATGTTCTTGATGAATAATGGAGACAGCTTTCGCGAAAGCGTGCCTAAAATGGTCTCTACTGGTAAAGGACGAACGACTTGTGCTTATTTCTTGCCGGATAACGAACATATCATTTATGCCAGTACACATTTGAAAATGGACGATTGTCCAGACACACCATTGAAAGAAAATGGTAAATATGTATGGCCTATTTATGACAGCTATGACATCTTTGTGGCCGATCTTGATGGAAATATCACGGCTCAATTGACTGACGAAAAAGGTTATGATGCAGAGCCTACTGTTTCTCCACAAGGTGATAAAATAGTCTTTACCAGCGATCGCAGCGGTGATCTAGAATTGTATACGATGAATATAGATGGTAGCGACGTAAAGCAAATCACTTATGAACTAGGTTATGATGGTGGCGCTTTCTTCTCACCAGATGGATCGCAATTGATTTTCCGTTCTTCACGACCTAAGACCGAAACCGAAATTAAAGAATACAAAGACTTACTTGCTGTAGGACTCGTACAACCTACTGAAATGGAACTATACATTTGTAATGCAGACGGTTCTGACTTGCGCCAGTTGACTCAACTAGGAAATGCAAACTGGTCGCCTTTCTTTTTACCAGATGGGAAGCGTGTATTATTCTCTTCTAACTTTGAAGCAGAGCGCGGTTTTCCTTTCAACTTATACATGATCAATACCGATGGAACTGGTCTAGAACGCATCACTCACGGTGAAACTTTTGACGCATTCCCAGTATTCTCCAATAACGGTAAATACTTAGCGTTCTCTTCTAACCGAAATAACGGTGGTGGACGTGATACGAATCTTTTTATTGCAGAGTGGCAAGACTAG
- a CDS encoding SH3 domain-containing protein produces MKYIYYLFLFFSMVSIAQPETAHWNDQIPDAGKSYVTYGDNLSLREAPNTDSKKIAVLPIHTKVEVLEVDENTIKVFNRETPWIKVKVGNEEGYIASGYLALRSIELAEGSYLIYTRKQDAKNKYSQSVAFRYVTNKGYTELGDFVIGNNSFDVRLLGDKGLKGIDEVIQINYLGESCGEESGRSYLVWDQKNQTLQSLGTFSSIGDGGMYHMSEDLIFPVDAGGIENTIIYNGEEGESTGDGANDYVTVTRSKKITWVKGKTKLPIKSFDYKN; encoded by the coding sequence ATGAAATATATATATTATTTATTTCTCTTTTTCTCAATGGTGTCTATCGCACAGCCAGAAACAGCACACTGGAACGATCAAATACCTGATGCAGGTAAGTCGTACGTCACTTATGGAGATAATTTATCTCTTAGAGAAGCTCCAAATACAGATTCCAAGAAGATAGCGGTTCTACCGATTCATACTAAAGTAGAAGTTCTGGAGGTCGATGAAAATACCATCAAGGTTTTTAATAGGGAAACTCCATGGATCAAAGTTAAAGTGGGAAATGAAGAAGGTTATATTGCTTCAGGCTATTTAGCTCTAAGAAGTATAGAATTGGCTGAAGGTTCTTACTTAATTTATACCAGAAAACAAGATGCAAAAAACAAATATTCACAATCTGTTGCTTTCAGATATGTTACTAATAAAGGTTATACAGAATTAGGAGATTTTGTTATTGGGAATAATAGTTTTGATGTAAGATTATTAGGCGACAAGGGATTAAAAGGAATCGATGAGGTGATTCAAATTAATTATTTAGGAGAATCATGTGGTGAAGAAAGTGGTCGCTCTTATTTAGTTTGGGATCAAAAGAATCAAACTTTACAAAGCTTAGGAACCTTTAGTAGTATTGGAGATGGTGGCATGTATCACATGTCTGAAGATCTTATTTTCCCAGTTGACGCTGGCGGAATTGAAAATACCATTATTTACAATGGCGAAGAAGGTGAATCCACCGGCGATGGAGCAAATGATTACGTTACCGTAACTCGCTCTAAGAAAATCACATGGGTTAAGGGAAAAACAAAACTGCCTATTAAGTCTTTTGATTACAAAAATTAA
- a CDS encoding M28 family peptidase, translated as MKITTLFIALLLIVSCKNEVTVTSQDVTPVKGNMKADVVYLASDSLQGRETGTSYELQAADYIAKRMKESGLEPEGNEGTYFQTFSFKPSSDPHQEAAFTDEKGNGFLTGTNVIGYLDNGAAQTVVIGAHYDHLGMGGEGSLYRDGEAVHNGADDNASGVAVMLDLAYELKTSDKKGNNYLFMAFSGEEMGLLGSNYFTKNPTIALDSITYMINMDMVGRLNEENKLAIYGTGTSTRWTQIVNAVNKDFELALSESGVGPSDHTSFYLNDIPVLHFFTGQHEDYHKPGDDAEKLNYDGMQKISDYILRITAEFDNAGKLAFRKTKNESEEVPRFKVGLGVVPDYLFTGKGMRIDGVSEEKPAQKAGLMKGDVVVKLGDSTIVDMMSYMRTLATFDNGDKTKVTVDRDGKMVEKEIEF; from the coding sequence ATGAAAATTACTACACTTTTTATAGCCTTACTTTTAATAGTTTCATGTAAAAATGAAGTTACTGTAACATCGCAAGATGTAACTCCTGTAAAAGGAAACATGAAGGCCGACGTTGTTTACCTAGCTTCTGACTCTTTACAAGGTCGTGAAACAGGAACTTCTTATGAATTGCAAGCAGCAGATTATATTGCAAAACGCATGAAAGAATCTGGCTTAGAACCTGAAGGAAATGAAGGGACTTATTTTCAGACTTTTTCTTTTAAACCTTCCAGCGATCCACATCAAGAAGCAGCTTTCACAGACGAGAAAGGCAATGGTTTTCTTACAGGAACAAATGTTATAGGTTATCTAGATAATGGCGCTGCACAAACGGTGGTGATCGGTGCACACTACGACCATTTAGGAATGGGTGGCGAAGGGTCATTATATCGAGATGGAGAAGCGGTTCACAACGGAGCAGACGATAATGCTAGTGGTGTTGCAGTAATGCTAGATCTTGCCTATGAATTGAAAACCAGCGATAAAAAAGGGAATAACTACTTGTTCATGGCTTTCTCAGGCGAAGAAATGGGATTACTAGGTTCTAACTATTTCACTAAAAACCCAACGATTGCTCTAGATTCTATTACCTATATGATCAATATGGACATGGTAGGCAGATTAAACGAGGAAAACAAGCTGGCCATTTATGGAACAGGAACTTCTACCAGATGGACTCAAATTGTAAACGCAGTCAACAAAGATTTTGAGTTGGCTTTAAGTGAAAGTGGCGTTGGTCCAAGTGATCACACATCATTTTATTTAAATGATATTCCAGTTTTACATTTCTTCACAGGTCAACATGAAGATTACCACAAACCAGGCGATGATGCAGAGAAGTTGAACTATGATGGAATGCAAAAAATATCAGACTATATTTTAAGAATCACAGCTGAATTTGATAACGCAGGAAAACTAGCATTCAGAAAAACAAAGAACGAAAGCGAAGAAGTACCACGTTTTAAAGTAGGTCTTGGCGTTGTGCCAGATTACTTATTTACAGGAAAAGGAATGCGCATCGATGGAGTGAGCGAAGAAAAACCAGCCCAAAAAGCAGGATTGATGAAAGGCGATGTTGTTGTGAAATTGGGTGATAGTACCATTGTTGATATGATGAGCTACATGAGAACACTCGCCACATTTGATAATGGCGATAAAACTAAAGTTACCGTAGATCGTGATGGTAAAATGGTGGAGAAAGAGATTGAGTTTTAG
- the metG gene encoding methionine--tRNA ligase, producing the protein MSDQKRFTITAALPYTNGPVHIGHLAGVYVPADIFARYQRMKGSDVAFICGSDEHGVPITIKAKKEGITPQELVDRYHKIIDDSFKEFGISFDHYGRTSAPTHHETASAFFTDLYNKGKFVEKVTEQLYDPEADQFLADRFVVGTCPKCGNPESYGDQCEKCGTSHNGTDLIDPKSAITGNTPELKETKHWFLPLDEYSDWLNEWIVEGHSKDWKTNVLGQVKSWITDGLHPRAVTRDLDWGIPVPVNGADGKVLYVWFDAPIGYISATKEWAAKEGKNWEDYWKNEDTSLLHFIGKDNIVFHCIIFPAMLKAHGDYILPENVPANEFLNLEDDKISTSRNWAVWLHEYLLDFPGQQDVLRYVLTANAPETKDNNFTWKDFQARNNNELVANLGNFVNRVIVLTNKYYDGIVPEPQNMEQRDIDTLELIKTFPNKIGASLERFRFRESLNDLMALSSIGNKYIAEEGLEPWKLVKTNPEQVQNIMYVCLQLTTALAILSEPFLPHTSQKLKNILDYSSLDAESANWSRVASSEVLLPSGHNINKSELLFSKIEDEQIQAQFNKLEATKAANAATIPNLMPQKDETNYDDFMKMDLRVGEILTAERMPKTDKLMVMTVDTGIDKRTIVSGIAQYFTAEELIGRKVTVLANLAPRKLRGVESQGMILLAEDPEGKLIFVNPDDAVVNGATIA; encoded by the coding sequence ATGAGCGATCAAAAACGATTTACGATCACGGCAGCTTTGCCTTATACTAATGGACCTGTTCACATAGGTCATCTTGCAGGAGTTTACGTTCCTGCAGATATTTTTGCGCGTTACCAGCGTATGAAAGGTAGCGATGTTGCTTTTATTTGTGGTAGTGATGAACATGGAGTTCCTATTACTATTAAAGCCAAAAAAGAAGGAATCACGCCTCAAGAGCTTGTAGATCGCTATCATAAAATAATTGATGACTCTTTTAAAGAATTTGGTATTTCATTTGATCATTATGGTCGCACCAGCGCACCTACGCATCATGAAACAGCTAGCGCATTTTTTACAGATCTGTATAACAAAGGTAAATTTGTAGAAAAAGTGACGGAGCAGTTATATGATCCAGAAGCAGACCAGTTTCTGGCAGATCGTTTTGTGGTAGGAACTTGCCCTAAATGTGGGAATCCAGAATCTTATGGAGATCAATGTGAGAAATGTGGTACTTCTCACAATGGAACTGATTTAATAGATCCTAAAAGTGCTATAACAGGAAATACACCAGAATTAAAAGAGACCAAACACTGGTTTCTACCATTAGATGAATACAGTGACTGGCTCAATGAATGGATCGTAGAAGGACATTCTAAAGATTGGAAGACTAATGTTTTAGGTCAAGTAAAAAGCTGGATTACAGACGGTTTACATCCTCGTGCGGTGACTCGTGATCTCGATTGGGGAATTCCAGTACCAGTAAATGGAGCCGATGGTAAGGTATTATACGTTTGGTTTGATGCGCCAATAGGTTATATCTCAGCCACTAAAGAATGGGCTGCAAAAGAAGGCAAAAATTGGGAAGACTATTGGAAAAATGAAGACACTTCATTACTTCACTTTATAGGTAAAGATAATATTGTTTTTCACTGTATAATTTTTCCAGCCATGTTAAAAGCGCATGGTGATTATATATTGCCAGAAAATGTACCAGCAAACGAATTTTTGAATCTGGAAGACGATAAAATTTCTACTTCTAGAAACTGGGCCGTATGGCTGCATGAATATTTACTAGATTTCCCTGGTCAACAAGATGTGTTGCGTTATGTTTTAACAGCAAACGCACCAGAAACAAAAGACAATAACTTTACTTGGAAGGACTTTCAAGCGAGAAACAACAACGAGCTCGTTGCTAATTTGGGGAACTTTGTTAACCGAGTAATTGTGCTTACTAATAAGTATTACGACGGTATAGTTCCAGAACCGCAAAACATGGAGCAGCGCGATATAGATACTTTGGAGCTTATAAAAACATTCCCTAATAAAATAGGAGCAAGTTTAGAACGATTCCGCTTTCGCGAAAGCTTAAACGACCTTATGGCTTTATCGAGTATAGGAAATAAATACATTGCAGAAGAAGGTCTCGAACCTTGGAAACTGGTGAAAACTAATCCTGAGCAAGTTCAAAATATCATGTATGTGTGTTTGCAACTTACTACAGCACTTGCAATTTTAAGCGAGCCTTTTTTACCGCATACTTCTCAGAAGCTTAAAAATATACTTGATTATTCCTCACTCGATGCGGAATCTGCTAATTGGAGTCGCGTTGCAAGTTCAGAAGTTTTACTTCCATCTGGTCACAACATCAATAAATCAGAATTGCTGTTTTCAAAAATTGAAGACGAGCAAATCCAAGCACAATTTAATAAACTAGAAGCTACAAAAGCTGCAAATGCGGCAACAATCCCTAATCTTATGCCACAAAAAGACGAGACTAATTACGATGATTTCATGAAAATGGACTTGCGAGTAGGAGAAATTCTAACAGCAGAAAGAATGCCTAAAACTGACAAGTTAATGGTCATGACCGTTGATACAGGAATTGATAAAAGAACTATCGTGTCTGGAATCGCACAATATTTTACTGCCGAAGAATTAATAGGTCGCAAAGTAACGGTTCTAGCAAATCTTGCACCCAGAAAATTACGTGGAGTAGAATCTCAAGGAATGATTTTACTTGCCGAAGACCCAGAAGGGAAATTGATTTTTGTAAATCCTGATGATGCGGTTGTGAATGGTGCTACTATTGCTTAA
- a CDS encoding DUF1501 domain-containing protein → MCSKTNKYQDPNSQAHHEEHEAWSRRTFLQALGIAGAGAFTLGGSQISSAMASPITAALAASVNDRVLVLVRLKGGNDGLNTIVPVYDYGTYASNRATIALPQNSLYNLSPDFGLPSFMSSLQSRWGNGEMKVIHGVGYQGQDLSHFRSSDIWASTEATAIEETGWMGRFFENEYPNFLLSPPVIPPAIQIGSLGNLAFEGTQTNYAFSVADPQQLYNLAQNGWQHDATAVPPCTYGDQLSFLRSTTNNTFQYAGVINNAYQASTTQATYGNHSIAEQFSIVARLIKGQLGTKVYMVTLDGFDTHANQAGTHADRMQKLSESIDAFYDDLAAYGNQDEVLCMTISEFGRRVEENGSNGTDHGAAAPMMLFGGGLNGNGFIGSHPSLSNLDANGNMVFSTDFRDVYSTVMKEWLCIPSHLVDQAMLNRSSSNIPLGFNCTTAGIDDFAHQDFKHFVVNKLNAAYLHLELTSGRKLDIRIYNLLGQEIGLLANQYFMPGSHDLDIKTQLRTRMHTGQYIYKIESAGKQYSSQFMIN, encoded by the coding sequence ATGTGTTCAAAAACTAATAAATATCAAGACCCTAATTCACAAGCACATCATGAAGAACATGAGGCGTGGAGTAGAAGAACTTTTTTACAAGCTTTAGGAATAGCTGGTGCTGGTGCATTTACTTTAGGAGGTTCTCAAATATCTAGCGCGATGGCTTCTCCCATTACTGCAGCACTTGCTGCAAGTGTAAATGATCGCGTGTTAGTTCTTGTGCGACTTAAAGGTGGAAATGATGGTTTAAATACTATTGTACCAGTTTATGATTACGGTACGTATGCTTCAAATAGAGCTACAATTGCCTTACCGCAAAACTCTTTATATAATTTAAGTCCAGATTTTGGTTTGCCCTCTTTTATGAGCAGTTTACAGTCGCGATGGGGAAATGGAGAAATGAAAGTCATTCATGGAGTAGGTTATCAAGGTCAAGATCTATCTCATTTTAGATCTAGTGACATTTGGGCGAGTACGGAGGCTACAGCTATTGAAGAAACAGGATGGATGGGTCGCTTTTTTGAAAATGAATATCCTAATTTTTTGCTTAGTCCGCCGGTAATTCCACCAGCGATACAAATAGGAAGTTTAGGAAACCTTGCTTTTGAAGGAACACAAACGAACTACGCCTTTTCTGTTGCAGATCCACAACAACTTTACAACCTAGCTCAAAACGGCTGGCAACATGACGCTACCGCGGTACCACCATGCACTTATGGAGATCAACTCAGTTTTTTAAGATCTACAACTAATAATACATTTCAATATGCCGGTGTGATCAATAATGCATATCAAGCCAGCACTACACAAGCAACCTACGGAAACCATTCGATAGCAGAGCAATTTTCTATAGTAGCACGACTGATTAAGGGGCAACTAGGGACTAAAGTGTATATGGTTACCCTAGATGGATTTGATACACACGCAAATCAAGCAGGTACTCATGCAGACCGCATGCAAAAACTATCAGAATCTATAGATGCTTTTTATGATGATCTAGCTGCTTACGGTAATCAAGACGAAGTACTTTGCATGACCATCTCAGAATTTGGTAGGCGAGTAGAAGAAAACGGATCTAATGGTACCGACCATGGAGCTGCTGCTCCCATGATGCTTTTCGGTGGTGGTTTAAATGGTAACGGTTTTATAGGTTCTCACCCTAGTTTGAGCAATCTAGATGCCAATGGGAATATGGTTTTTAGTACTGACTTTAGAGATGTGTATTCTACCGTCATGAAAGAATGGTTATGCATCCCATCTCATCTGGTAGATCAAGCGATGCTCAATCGCAGTTCTAGCAATATTCCTTTAGGGTTCAATTGTACTACCGCAGGTATAGATGATTTTGCTCATCAGGATTTTAAACACTTTGTGGTAAATAAATTAAATGCTGCTTATCTTCATTTAGAATTAACAAGTGGTCGTAAACTTGATATCCGCATATATAATTTGTTAGGGCAAGAGATAGGGCTTTTAGCAAATCAATACTTTATGCCTGGCAGTCACGACTTAGATATTAAAACGCAGTTGAGAACAAGAATGCATACTGGTCAGTACATTTATAAAATAGAAAGTGCTGGAAAACAATACAGCAGTCAGTTTATGATCAATTAA
- a CDS encoding fibrinogen-like YCDxxxxGGGW domain-containing protein — translation MRTLISFFSFLLPIFLFAQIGVNTDMPNDAAMLDIVSSDKGVLIPRLSDADRANIPLPIPDGLIIFNTSVSTFQFHSGGSWFNLATEVSCDFISFPSVINVSVDKGNSTSFDLDFAATIGTPGNLSTSFFSSSANLDVTLDNVSNNNSPAPVTQTLDITLLASSTAVAGDTGTIIFQVTSDCGVTKFIEVTINVTGCDFSITPDATALSMTVPPSGTNSVTFTLDIDQLGTLPGTISSVTPTNPSGFTNTTTNLGCSYDCEPTITFDGDNTIIPGTYNIPVDVTSSCGVTNSITLQIMVEANPRDCKQILAENPAAVDGVYTIDPDGSGGIAPFDCECDMTTDGGGWTLVLNYLHLGGTNPNHILRTSNLPVIGSSTLGVDEAGTLNWGHATNSLLSEFNFETVRFYGITSNHSRVVHFKITQSETVSYFSTGSGSMNLANLISNHVPLTGHTANIPFTADRVESNRGDYAMTRRPFRDNNVSDWTIKQNGAGGDDWEVDDNVNNANSDTLHRIWIR, via the coding sequence ATGAGAACACTTATTAGCTTTTTCAGTTTCCTACTACCGATTTTTTTATTTGCTCAAATAGGCGTAAATACTGACATGCCAAATGACGCAGCGATGTTAGATATAGTTTCTAGCGATAAAGGAGTTTTAATCCCTAGGCTAAGCGATGCTGACCGAGCAAATATTCCTTTACCTATTCCAGATGGTCTTATAATTTTCAATACATCAGTAAGCACATTCCAATTTCATTCTGGTGGATCGTGGTTCAATCTTGCAACAGAAGTAAGTTGTGATTTTATAAGTTTTCCAAGTGTGATCAACGTAAGTGTAGACAAAGGAAATTCTACTTCATTTGATTTAGATTTTGCTGCAACAATAGGTACTCCTGGTAATTTATCGACCTCTTTCTTTTCGTCAAGTGCTAATCTTGATGTTACACTTGACAATGTGAGTAATAACAATAGTCCCGCACCTGTAACCCAAACACTAGACATCACGTTATTAGCTTCGAGTACCGCGGTAGCAGGTGACACTGGAACGATCATTTTTCAAGTTACTTCAGATTGCGGAGTTACCAAATTTATAGAAGTAACTATAAATGTAACTGGTTGTGATTTTTCTATCACACCAGACGCAACTGCATTATCAATGACAGTTCCTCCCAGTGGAACAAATAGTGTGACATTTACGTTAGATATAGATCAATTAGGAACTTTACCAGGAACTATTTCTAGTGTTACACCTACAAATCCGTCTGGATTTACTAATACTACTACTAATTTAGGCTGCTCTTACGACTGTGAACCTACTATCACTTTTGATGGAGACAATACTATCATACCAGGAACTTATAACATTCCAGTGGACGTAACATCTTCCTGTGGGGTAACTAATTCCATCACCCTTCAAATAATGGTAGAGGCAAACCCACGAGATTGTAAACAAATTCTAGCCGAAAATCCAGCTGCGGTAGACGGCGTTTATACGATTGATCCTGATGGCTCTGGAGGAATCGCTCCTTTTGATTGTGAATGTGATATGACTACTGATGGTGGCGGCTGGACGTTAGTTTTAAATTACCTTCATTTAGGAGGTACAAACCCTAATCATATTTTAAGAACTTCTAATTTACCAGTTATAGGTTCTAGCACATTAGGTGTAGATGAAGCTGGAACATTGAATTGGGGACATGCCACTAACTCTCTACTGAGTGAGTTTAACTTTGAAACGGTTCGGTTTTATGGAATTACCTCGAACCATAGTAGAGTGGTACATTTTAAAATTACACAATCAGAGACAGTAAGCTACTTTTCAACTGGCTCTGGTTCGATGAATCTTGCAAATCTCATTTCTAATCACGTTCCTCTTACTGGTCACACGGCAAATATTCCTTTTACCGCTGATAGAGTAGAGTCTAATCGTGGTGATTACGCTATGACCAGAAGACCCTTTAGAGATAACAACGTTTCCGACTGGACTATAAAACAAAATGGCGCAGGTGGAGATGACTGGGAAGTTGATGATAATGTAAACAATGCCAATTCAGACACTTTGCACCGAATCTGGATAAGATAA